In a genomic window of Magnolia sinica isolate HGM2019 chromosome 14, MsV1, whole genome shotgun sequence:
- the LOC131224836 gene encoding transcription initiation factor TFIID subunit 13 isoform X2, protein MHNSSSGPTSKPRVGSSQPSEASSFKRKRGVFQKDLQHMMYGFGDDPNPLPETAALVEDIVVEYITDLVHKAQDIATKRGKLLTEDFLFLIRKDLVVERMEKKLLVWREIPLLWW, encoded by the exons ATGCACAATTCTTCCTCGGGGCCCACTTCAAAGCCGAGGGTTGGGTCATCTCAACCATCTGAGGCTTCTTCTTTCAAACGCAAACGAGGAGTCTTCCAGAAAGATT TGCAgcacatgatgtatggatttggAGATGATCCCAAT CCTCTGCCAGAAACTGCTGCACTTGTTGAGGACATTGTTGTCGAGTATATTACAGATTTG GTGCATAAAGCCCAAGACATTGCAACGAAAAGGGGGAAGCTTCTGACAGAGGATTTCCTATTTCTAATTCGTAAG GATTTGGTTGTTGAAAGAATGGAAAAGAAGCTACTGGTGTGGAGAGAAATACCTCTCCTTTGGTGGTAG
- the LOC131224838 gene encoding pentatricopeptide repeat-containing protein At1g09190, producing MSRSSGVREAERRILRLLHGHSTPVHLTQIHGHFLRQNLHKSNLLLAHFISVCASLCKMPYAHLLFLQTQNPNILLFNSMIKGYSVCGPPKESVRLYSLMKNRGIWPDQFTFAPLLKSCSDISDLGLGRGVHAETLTSGFETHSSVRIGLVELYTSCGKMDDAQCLFEETPRREVVVWNLMIRGFCKTGDVESGIRLFQEMSERSIVSWNSMIAGFAQAGRDGDALELFREMLDAGFKPDDATLVTMLPVCARLGALDVGRWIHSYADREGFLKERVSVGNSLVDMYCKCGDLTSAQDFFNEMPQRNVVSWNAIISGMAFNGHGNLGIDMFEKMKIEGVGPNESTFIGVLGCCTHAGLVQRGRDLFDLMIIEHQIEPKLEHYGCMVDLLARYGHIKEAYELVRSMPMRPNAAIWGALLSACRIHGDLEVAEYAAKELVDLEPWNSGNYVLLSNIYAEAGRWDDVEKVRVQMREKSVWKAPGQSVIKSYDRVAC from the coding sequence atgagtcGCAGTAGCGGCGTCCGGGAAGCGGAGCGCCGGATACTCCGCCTCCTCCATGGCCACAGCACCCCGGTCCACCTCACCCAAATCCATGGCCACTTCCTACGCCAGAATCTCCACAAATCCAACCTCCTCCTCGCCCACTTTATCTCTGTCTGCGCCTCCCTCTGCAAAATGCCATATGCCCACCTCCTCTTCCTCCAAACCCAAAACCCGAATATCCTCCTCTTTAATTCCATGATCAAGGGATACTCTGTCTGTGGGCCTCCCAAAGAATCTGTCCGTCTATATTCTCTCATGAAGAACCGTGGTATCTGGCCTGACCAATTTACCTTCGCTCCCTTGCTTAAATCCTGTTCAGATATTTCTGACCTTGGTCTCGGCCGTGGAGTCCATGCTGAGACCCTCACTTCTGGGTTTGAAACGCATAGCTCTGTTCGAATCGGACTCGTTGAACTGTACACAAGTTGTGGGAAGATGGATGATGCACAGTGCCTGTTTGAAGAAACGCCGAGAAGAGAGGTGGTGGTTTGGAATCTCATGATTCGTGGGTTTTGCAAGACAGGGGACGTTGAAAGTGGCATTCGTCTCTTTCAGGAAATGAGTGAACGGAGTATTGTTTCTTGGAATTCTATGATTGCAGGGTTTGCTCAAGCAGGCCGGGATGGTGATGCTCTGGAGCTTTTTCGGGAGATGTTGGATGCAGGTTTTAAGCCCGACGATGCGACATTGGTGACAATGTTGCCAGTTTGCGCTCGATTGGGAGCTTTGGATGTTGGTAGATGGATCCATTCTTATGCCGACAGGGAAGGGTTTCTGAAGGAGAGAGTCTCTGTGGGGAATTCACTGGTTGATATGTACTGTAAGTGTGGAGATCTGACAAGTGCCCAAGATTTTTTCAATGAGATGCCTCAAAGAAATGTGGTTTCTTGGAATGCCATAATTTCTGGGATGGCTTTTAACGGGCACGGCAACCTTGGTATCGATATGTTTGAGAAGATGAAGATAGAGGGTGTGGGGCCGAATGAGTCAACTTTTATAGGGGTTCTAGGGTGTTGTACGCATGCAGGATTGGTGCAAAGGGGTCGAGATTTGTTTGATTTGATGATCATAGAGCACCAGATTGAGCCGAAACTCGAGCATTACGGATGTATGGTCGATCTTCTTGCACGTTACGGGCATATCAAGGAGGCTTACGAGTTGGTTAGAAGCATGCCCATGAGGCCAAATGCTGCTATCTGGGGTGCTTTGCTAAGTGCTTGCAGAATTCATGGTGATCTAGAAGTTGCAGAATATGCGGCTAAGGAGCTTGTGGATCTCGAGCCTTGGAATTCTGGTAATTATGTCTTGTTATCCAACATTTATGCCGAAGCAGGTAGATGGGATGATGTTGAGAAGGTCAGGGTGCagatgagagaaaagagtgtcTGGAAGGCACCGGGACAAAGCGTGATCAAATCATATGATCGGGTGGCTTGTTAA
- the LOC131224836 gene encoding transcription initiation factor TFIID subunit 13 isoform X1 → MHNSSSGPTSKPRVGSSQPSEASSFKRKRGVFQKDLQHMMYGFGDDPNPLPETAALVEDIVVEYITDLVHKAQDIATKRGKLLTEDFLFLIRKDMPKLNRCTELLSMNEELKQARKAFEVDEEKLASTD, encoded by the exons ATGCACAATTCTTCCTCGGGGCCCACTTCAAAGCCGAGGGTTGGGTCATCTCAACCATCTGAGGCTTCTTCTTTCAAACGCAAACGAGGAGTCTTCCAGAAAGATT TGCAgcacatgatgtatggatttggAGATGATCCCAAT CCTCTGCCAGAAACTGCTGCACTTGTTGAGGACATTGTTGTCGAGTATATTACAGATTTG GTGCATAAAGCCCAAGACATTGCAACGAAAAGGGGGAAGCTTCTGACAGAGGATTTCCTATTTCTAATTCGTAAG GACATGCCGAAGCTCAACCGATGTACGGAACTGCTGTCCATGAATGAAGAGCTTAAACAAGCAAGGAAGGCTTTTGAAGTAGATGAGGAGAAGCTAGCATCCACTGATTGA